In a genomic window of Acipenser ruthenus chromosome 41, fAciRut3.2 maternal haplotype, whole genome shotgun sequence:
- the LOC117434051 gene encoding suppressor of tumorigenicity 14 protein homolog, giving the protein MGSVVEFHPEDRNGRHERVTFLTEKDKMASRKTHSLLLAVLVILSFLVLAGVAAFLIWYFAVRPSEGRGNPQVGPTKDIAVPSDQVRVYSGHLVLDDIEYTDSLGSPKTQDFRELSKNLQDLLRDIYSKDTVLFKYYNTSVITGYSEGSVIAYHWTRFDIPSSNSEDLSKFTDSRVTGLLRSLIRQGGVRSGLSFTVRSITASLTDPRMTNTPDSCFYTLRATGSKQSFTSPGYPSPGYPNKSRCQWQIRASKGKAIQLFFPDFDVEDNCDDDFVSIYDSLSPEEKHQLTQQCGNRPPTNNLEVVSSGSVMLVSFISDSSSQHPGFNAEYIEIPRNTACDQVLTDQSGNFSTPHYPSFYPPNLDCNWTIKVPENMKIRLKFIMFRVKEPNVDISDCGKDYVEIMSQKYCGERSLLAVASTDNTMVVKFHSDESFTDKGFLAVYNAYDPRNPCPGQFACNTGLCIKTTLRCDGWNDCGDMSDEVDCKCGEDQFKCDNGLCKPKYWVCDRVNDCGDGSDEKSCSCGTDQWKCESGLCIDKDKVCDGTQDCTDRSDEASCSKQGSPTVACTEFTYKCRNGVCLSKLNPECDNSPDCADGSDEQDCNCGKRPYKHNRIVGGTNADVGEWPWQVSLHFKTSGHTCGASIISERWLVSAAHCFPTTNLEYRNPGSWLTYSGLHTQLDYSSAESRKLKSITVHPNYNAFTFDNDVAVLELSAPLEFSSTVYPLCLPDATHTFPAGKSCFVTGWGALAESGPLANILQKAEVKIINDTVCDTVMSGEVTSRMLCSGYLTGGIDACQGDSGGPLVCQESSGRWFQSGIVSWGDGCARRNKPGVYSRVTQLRGWIKEQTGI; this is encoded by the exons aTGGGGTCGGTGGTAGAATTTCACCCGGag GACAGGAACGGGAGGCATGAGAGAGTCACGTTCCTGACAGAGAAAGACAAGATGGCGTCCAGGAAGACGCACTCGCTGTTGCTCGCTGTGCTGGTGATCCTCTCCTTCCTCGTCCTGGCTGGAGTAGCAGCCTTCCTCATCTGGTACTTTGCAG TCAGGCCCAGTGAGGGAAGAGGGAATCCTCAAGTCGGCCCCACCAAGGATATCGCTGTTCCCTCTGATCAGGTGCGGGTCTACAGCGGGCACCTGGTCCTCGACGATATCGAATACACAGACAGCCTGGGGAGCCCCAAAACACAGGACTTCAGAGAGCTGAGCAAGAATCTGCAGGACCTG CTGCGAGACATATACTCTAAAGACACTGTGCTTTTTAAGTATTACAACACATCTGTCATTACTGGATACAG CGAAGGCAGCGTGATCGCCTATCACTGGACGCGCTTCGATATCCCCAGCTCGAACTCCGAGGACCTGTCCAAGTTCACAGACAGTCGGGTGACCGGGCTGCTGCGGAGCCTGATCAGACAGGGAGGAGTGAGATCGGGGCTCAGCTTCACCGTGCGCTCCATCACCGCGTCGC TTACAGACCCCAGGATGACTAACACTCCCGACTCCTGTTTCTACACGCTGCGAGCGACCGGTTCCAAACAGAGCTTCACCTCGCCCGGCTACCCATCGCCCGGTTACCCCAACAAGTCCCGCTGCCAGTGGCAGATCCGCGCCTCCAAGGGCAAAGCCATCCAGCTGTTCTTTCCCGACTTCGACGTGGAGGACAACTGCGATGACGACTTTGTCTCCATCTATGACTCTCTGAGCCCGGAGGAGAAGCACCAGCTGACTCA GCAGTGTGGGAATCGCCCACCTACCAATAACCTGGAGGTGGTGTCGTCGGGGAGCGTCATGCTGGTCAGCTTCATTTCAGACAGCAGCTCCCAGCATCCAGGCTTCAATGCGGAGTACATCGAGATCCCCAGGAACACAG CTTGTGATCAGGTGTTGACTGACCAGAGTGGGAACTTCAGCACTCCACACTACCCCAGCTTCTACCCTCCCAACCTGGATTGCAACTGGACCATCAAG GTACCAGAAAACATGAAAATCCGTCTCAAGTTCATCATGTTCCGTGTGAAGGAGCCCAACGTTGATATAAGTGATTGTGGAAAAGACTACGTGGAGATCATGTCCCAGAA GTACTGTGGGGAACGATCTCTCCTGGCTGTGGCCAGCACTGATAACACCATGGTGGTGAAGTTCCACTCGGACGAGTCCTTCACCGATAAGGGCTTCCTAGCGGTTTACAATGCCTACGACCCGCGGAACC CCTGCCCCGGTCAGTTTGCCTGCAACACTGGGCTCTGCATTAAAACGACGCTGCGCTGTGACGGCTGGAATGACTGCGGGGACATGAGTGATGAAGTGGACTGCA AGTGCGGGGAGGATCAGTTCAAATGCGACAACGGTCTGTGCAAACCCAAGTACTGGGTGTGCGATCGGGTCAACGACTGTGGGGACGGCAGTGATGAGAAGTCCTGCA GCTGTGGTACAGACCAGTGGAAGTGTGAGAGCGGACTCTGCATCGACAAGGACAAAGTGTGCGACGGAACCCAGGACTGCACTGACCGCAGCGACGAGGCCTCGTGCAGCAAACAAG GGAGCCCGACGGTGGCTTGCACTGAATTCACCTACAAGTGCAGGAACGGCGTGTGTTTGAGCAAACTGAACCCGGAGTGTGATAACAGCCCAGACTGTGCCGACGGATCTGATGAACAGGACTGCA ACTGTGGGAAGCGGCCCTACAAGCACAACCGCATCGTGGGCGGGACGAACGCGGACGTCGGGGAGTGGCCGTGGCAGGTCAGCCTCCACTTCAAGACCTCTGGACACACCTGCGGAGCCTCCATCATCTCGGAGCGCTGGCTGGTCTCTGCAGCGCACTGCTTCCCCACCACCAACCTCGA GTACCGCAATCCTGGAAGCTGGCTGACGTACAGCGGGCTCCACACGCAGCTCGACTACAGCAGCGCTGAGAGCCGCAAGCTGAAGAGCATCACCGTGCACCCCAACTACAACGCCTTCACCTTCGACAACGACGTGGCTGTGCTGGAGCTCAGCGCCCCCCTGGAGTTCAGCAGCACCGTCTACCCGCTCTGCCTCCCCGACGCCACGCACACCTTCCCCGCTGGCAAGAGCTGCTTTGTGACGGGCTGGGGGGCACTCGCAGAGTCCG GGCCTCTTGCGAACATCCTGCAGAAAGCGGAGGTGAAGATCATCAACGACACGGTGTGCGACACCGTGATGTCGGGGGAGGTCACCTCCAGGATGCTGTGCAGCGGGTATCTCACAGGAGGAATCGACGCCTGCCAG GGAGACTCTGGCGGTCCGCTGGTCTGTCAGGAGAGCAGTGGGAGGTGGTTCCAGTCTGGAATCGTGAGCTGGGGAGATGGCTGTGCCCGGAGGAACAAGCCGGGGGTCTACAGCCGTGTCACCCAGCTGCGGGGCTGGATCAAAGAGCAAACCGGCATCTGA